A genome region from Eurosta solidaginis isolate ZX-2024a chromosome 2, ASM4086904v1, whole genome shotgun sequence includes the following:
- the LOC137242310 gene encoding uncharacterized protein — MQDENTNTFEEFTVRPSKRKVSEEDTLIKNACERLANSREPTEGDSLAQSWASQYSEMEASQKTIARKIISDVLFQGCLGALEFRHAIQIQNVFNPSQILTPNVFPQYPMRTSTQLNYAVPQHMQNYTIRVPTPLSSGSSINSSRMSPQVTQNVRIVEDTSSIHSSSVENLQNFFASFETDE; from the exons atgcaggatgaaaatacaaacacatttgag GAATTCACTGTTCGACCAAGCAAAAGAAAAGTTTCTGAAGAAGATACACTTATTAAAAATGCATGCGAGAGACTTGCAAACAGCCGCGAACCCACAGAAGGTGACTCCTTGGCTCAATCGTGGGCTTCGCAATATAGTGAAATGGAGGCCTCCCAGAAAACGATTGCACGAAAAATCATATCAGATGTTTTATTTCAAGGTTGCTTGGGAGCATTGGAATTTAGACACGCGattcaaatccaaaatgtttttaaCCCAAGTCAAATATTAACACCAAATGTCTTTCCGCAATACCCAATGCGCACGTCTACGCAACTTAACTACGCGGTGCCCCAACACATGCAGAATTATACAATAAGAGTTCCGACTCCTTTAAGTAGCGGCTCGTCCATAAACAGTAGTAGAATGTCACCTCAAGTCACACAAAACGTACGAATCGTTGAAGATACATCCTCCATTCATTCGAGCTCGGTAGAAAActtacaaaatttctttgcatcgTTTGAAACggacgaataa